One window of Candidatus Mycobacterium wuenschmannii genomic DNA carries:
- a CDS encoding MFS transporter, with amino-acid sequence MARSHTITGWNPEDRVAWDAGGKAVARRNLVWSVAAEHVGFSVWSLWSVMVLFMPQSIYGLTAGDKFLIAATATLVGSMLRLPYTMATARFGGRNWTVFSACVLVVPVAATIAVLALPGRPLWLYLVCAALCGLGGGNFASSMTNINAFFPQRLKGIALGINAGGGNIGVPAVQLVGLLVIATAGNRQPYWVCGFYVAALVVAAVGAARCMDNLDVVSVDVDAMRAALRSRHTWLVSLLYIGTFGSFIGFSFAFGQVLQISFSATGQSPAQASLHAAQIAFVGPLLGSIARIYGGRVADRVGGGTVTLWAFVGMIGGDAVLAITSTFAGRETTAVTMVAYVAGFVILFVLSGIGNGAVYKMIPSIFHAASRSLDADEDTRNNYSRSMSGAVIGITGAIGGLGGVAINLALRTSYLADGTATGAFWDFACFYVIAALITFGVYVRRSSLTAVSEPALAAA; translated from the coding sequence GTGGCGCGATCGCACACGATCACAGGGTGGAACCCCGAAGACCGGGTCGCATGGGACGCCGGCGGAAAGGCCGTCGCACGCCGCAATCTGGTGTGGTCGGTGGCCGCCGAACATGTCGGGTTCTCGGTCTGGTCGCTGTGGTCGGTGATGGTGCTGTTCATGCCGCAGTCGATCTACGGATTGACGGCGGGGGACAAGTTCCTGATCGCCGCGACTGCGACGCTGGTCGGTTCGATGCTGCGGCTGCCGTACACGATGGCAACGGCGCGCTTCGGCGGCCGAAACTGGACGGTGTTCTCCGCGTGCGTGCTGGTGGTGCCGGTGGCCGCGACGATCGCGGTCCTTGCGCTGCCCGGTCGTCCGCTGTGGCTCTACCTGGTGTGTGCGGCGCTGTGCGGGCTCGGCGGTGGCAACTTCGCCTCGTCGATGACGAACATCAACGCGTTCTTCCCGCAGCGTCTCAAGGGCATCGCCCTGGGCATCAACGCCGGCGGCGGCAACATCGGTGTGCCCGCCGTGCAACTCGTCGGCTTGTTGGTGATCGCCACCGCGGGCAATCGCCAGCCGTACTGGGTGTGCGGGTTCTACGTCGCGGCGCTGGTCGTCGCGGCGGTTGGCGCCGCCCGGTGCATGGACAACCTCGACGTGGTGTCGGTCGACGTGGACGCTATGCGCGCCGCGCTCCGCAGTCGGCACACCTGGCTGGTCAGCCTGCTCTATATCGGCACCTTCGGGTCATTCATCGGTTTTTCGTTCGCGTTCGGCCAGGTGCTGCAGATCTCCTTCTCGGCCACCGGGCAGAGCCCGGCGCAGGCGTCCCTGCACGCAGCTCAAATAGCCTTTGTTGGGCCACTATTGGGCTCGATCGCCCGGATCTACGGCGGTCGGGTCGCCGACCGGGTGGGTGGCGGCACAGTGACCCTGTGGGCGTTCGTCGGGATGATCGGCGGCGACGCGGTGCTGGCGATCACGTCGACGTTCGCCGGCCGCGAGACCACCGCCGTGACGATGGTCGCGTACGTCGCCGGTTTCGTTATCCTGTTCGTGCTCAGCGGAATTGGCAACGGGGCGGTATACAAGATGATCCCGTCGATCTTCCATGCCGCGTCCCGCTCACTGGACGCCGACGAGGACACCCGCAACAACTACTCGCGCTCGATGTCGGGAGCGGTCATCGGGATCACCGGTGCCATCGGCGGACTCGGCGGGGTTGCGATCAACCTGGCGCTACGCACGTCCTACCTCGCCGACGGCACGGCCACCGGCGCGTTCTGGGACTTCGCCTGCTTCTACGTGATAGCGGCCCTGATCACCTTCGGCGTCTACGTGCGGCGGTCGTCGCTCACCGCGGTGAGCGAACCGGCGCTGGCCGCCGCCTAG
- a CDS encoding group I truncated hemoglobin: protein MGMLTRFRRPGTVSLYDKVGGHDALDVVVEDFYCRVLDDDQLAGFYAGADMRCVKARQVEFLSATLGGPAPYGGRSMRQVHEGRGITMYHFAMVTAHLADSLCAAGLHPDTITEILHALAPLAGEIASDEIKAVV from the coding sequence ATGGGAATGCTCACCCGTTTTCGTAGACCCGGCACGGTGTCGCTGTACGACAAGGTCGGCGGCCACGACGCCTTGGACGTCGTCGTCGAGGACTTCTACTGCCGGGTGCTGGATGACGATCAGCTGGCCGGCTTCTACGCCGGCGCGGACATGCGGTGCGTCAAGGCACGTCAGGTCGAGTTCCTCAGCGCCACGCTCGGCGGCCCCGCGCCCTACGGCGGACGGTCCATGCGACAGGTCCACGAGGGCCGCGGCATCACCATGTACCACTTCGCGATGGTGACCGCTCATCTGGCCGACTCGCTCTGTGCGGCTGGATTGCACCCCGACACCATCACCGAGATCCTCCACGCCCTCGCGCCACTCGCCGGCGAGATCGCGTCGGACGAGATCAAAGCGGTCGTCTAG
- a CDS encoding SDR family NAD(P)-dependent oxidoreductase, producing MNLGDLTGLVEKPFAAVSNLVNTPNAAGRYRPFYLRNLLDAVQGRTLHDAVDGTITLITGGSSGIGEAAAKKIAEAGGEVVLVARTQENLDKVAADIRSSGGTAHVYPCDLTDMDAIAAMADKVLADLGGVDMLINNAGRSIRRSLALSYDRIHDYQRTMQLNYLGAVQLILKFIPGMRERGFGHVINVSSVGVQTRAPRFGAYIASKAALDSLCDALQAEVVSDDIKFTTVHMALVRTPMISPTTMYDKFPALTPEQAAGVITDAIVQRPRRSSSPLGQLAAVADAVNPAVMDRVRNRAFSMFGDSTAAKGDQSESSTTEFDNRSENFVRATRGIHW from the coding sequence ATGAATCTGGGTGATCTGACCGGCCTCGTCGAGAAGCCGTTCGCCGCCGTGTCCAATCTCGTCAACACGCCCAACGCAGCCGGCCGCTATCGGCCGTTCTACCTGCGCAATCTGCTCGACGCGGTGCAAGGCCGGACCCTGCACGACGCCGTCGACGGCACCATCACGCTGATCACCGGCGGGTCGTCGGGCATCGGCGAGGCGGCGGCCAAGAAGATCGCCGAGGCCGGCGGCGAGGTGGTTCTGGTGGCGCGCACCCAGGAGAACCTCGACAAGGTCGCGGCCGACATCCGCAGCAGCGGCGGCACTGCGCACGTCTACCCCTGCGATCTCACCGACATGGACGCCATCGCCGCGATGGCCGACAAGGTGCTCGCCGATCTCGGCGGGGTTGACATGCTGATCAACAACGCCGGACGGTCGATCCGGCGCTCGCTGGCGCTGTCGTACGACCGGATCCACGACTACCAGCGCACCATGCAGCTGAACTACCTGGGCGCGGTGCAACTGATCCTGAAGTTCATTCCGGGCATGCGGGAACGGGGATTCGGGCATGTCATCAATGTGTCCTCGGTGGGAGTGCAGACCCGCGCGCCGCGGTTCGGCGCCTACATCGCCAGCAAGGCGGCCCTGGACAGCCTGTGCGACGCGCTGCAGGCCGAAGTCGTCAGCGATGACATCAAATTCACCACCGTGCACATGGCGCTGGTCCGGACGCCGATGATCAGCCCCACCACGATGTACGACAAGTTCCCGGCGCTGACACCGGAGCAGGCCGCCGGCGTCATCACCGACGCGATCGTGCAGCGCCCGCGCCGCTCCAGCTCGCCGCTCGGGCAGCTCGCCGCCGTCGCCGACGCCGTCAACCCGGCGGTGATGGACCGGGTGCGCAACCGAGCCTTCAGCATGTTCGGTGATTCGACGGCGGCCAAGGGCGACCAATCCGAAAGCAGCACTACCGAATTCGACAACCGCAGCGAGAACTTCGTGCGGGCCACCCGCGGAATCCACTGGTGA
- a CDS encoding SDR family NAD(P)-dependent oxidoreductase has product MSLPKPTNQAPIVITGASSGIGTELARGLARRGYPLLLVARRKERMDELAGELHSQFSVDVEVQALDLSDAAAREKLANRLRTESVAGLCNSAGFGTSGVFQDLPVERESEEVVLNSLTLMELTHAALPGMVERGAGAVLNIASIAGFQPMPYMAVYSATKAFVQTFSEAVHEELNGTGVSVTVLCPGPVPTEWGEIANAERFSIPIAQVSPRDVAEAAIAGMVDGKRSVVPGLVPKAVSIGGRYMPRTLLLPGLRIGNRFRGGPSR; this is encoded by the coding sequence ATGAGTCTTCCTAAACCGACCAATCAGGCACCCATCGTCATCACCGGCGCCTCGTCGGGCATCGGCACCGAACTGGCCCGCGGATTGGCCCGTCGCGGCTATCCGCTGTTACTGGTCGCTCGCCGCAAGGAGCGGATGGACGAGCTGGCGGGGGAGCTGCACTCACAGTTCTCGGTCGACGTCGAAGTGCAGGCGCTGGACCTGTCCGACGCCGCGGCGCGGGAAAAGCTGGCCAACCGGCTGCGCACGGAATCCGTTGCGGGACTGTGCAACAGCGCCGGATTCGGCACCAGCGGGGTATTCCAGGACCTGCCGGTCGAGCGTGAGAGCGAAGAGGTGGTGCTCAACTCGCTGACGTTGATGGAGCTGACCCATGCCGCGCTGCCCGGGATGGTCGAGCGCGGCGCAGGGGCGGTGCTCAACATCGCCTCGATCGCAGGCTTCCAGCCGATGCCGTACATGGCGGTCTACTCAGCGACGAAGGCCTTCGTGCAGACGTTTTCCGAGGCGGTGCACGAGGAGCTCAACGGGACCGGGGTGTCGGTGACCGTGCTGTGCCCGGGCCCGGTGCCCACCGAGTGGGGCGAGATCGCCAACGCGGAACGCTTCAGCATTCCGATCGCGCAGGTGTCGCCGCGCGACGTCGCCGAGGCGGCGATCGCCGGCATGGTCGACGGCAAGCGCAGCGTGGTGCCTGGGCTGGTACCGAAAGCAGTCAGTATCGGCGGCCGTTACATGCCGCGCACCCTGCTGCTGCCCGGACTACGCATCGGCAACCGGTTCCGCGGCGGGCCCAGTCGTTAG
- a CDS encoding type II toxin-antitoxin system Rv0910 family toxin produces MSPQDMWDRVSDLSQLGEWLTMHEAWRSELPDELSEGTQIVGVARAKGFRNRVTWTVTTWDPPHRIALSGSGKGGAKYTVTLSVSPTRKGSNLGLRLDLGGRALFGPVGATAARAVKGDVEKSLKQFVELYG; encoded by the coding sequence ATGAGCCCGCAGGATATGTGGGACCGCGTCTCGGATCTGTCTCAGCTCGGGGAGTGGCTGACCATGCATGAGGCGTGGCGCAGCGAACTTCCCGACGAGCTGAGCGAGGGCACCCAGATCGTCGGCGTCGCTCGCGCCAAAGGCTTCCGCAACCGCGTGACCTGGACGGTCACCACCTGGGACCCGCCGCACCGGATCGCGCTCTCCGGCTCGGGCAAAGGCGGCGCGAAATACACCGTCACACTGAGCGTCTCACCCACCAGAAAAGGCTCCAACCTGGGTCTACGCCTCGACCTGGGCGGCCGTGCACTGTTCGGGCCGGTCGGGGCGACCGCCGCCCGTGCCGTGAAGGGCGACGTCGAGAAGTCCCTCAAGCAGTTCGTCGAGCTGTACGGATAG
- a CDS encoding MMPL family transporter: protein MADGTGVFGWIGVVVRRWPWAVVGFWIALTAVLSMTFPSLTEMAAKRPVPILPPDAPVLQTTKQISEAYHQNGSENENVLLVVLTDDNGLNPSDLTTYRTLAENLRPDTRDIVLLQDFVRTPALRDAMTSKDHKAWYLPMVLSGGVGTPELHEGFGRVADIVKKSVAGTTLTAHLTGPAATGDDLMYIGIRDMHVIETAVVVMVLVILFVIYRNLLTMMLPLMTIGLSVGVAQALVSGVAQLGLGVSTQTITLMTTMMFGAGIDYAVFLISRYHDYLRQGLDSDDAVERALTSIGKVIAGSAATVAVTFLGMIFTKLGAFRNVGPALAISIAVALFAAVTFLPALMVLAGRRNWIKPRRDLTGHFWRVTGIRIVRKPIIHLAGSLTVLLILAVCGMFARFNYDDSKTLPDSVESSVGYSTLAEHFPLNATIPEYLVVHSSEDLRKRPALVELKQMEQRVSQLPDIAAIHPAPVPSAKSNDKKSAASGELLPRHDKGSSSGNKDLEGAEGFPNVAALLYSVSASGNVDLTPDLSSLDLPPGVTLPTAPPEKKKEVDDTNTFVNTVRGLGFAMSVDIAEIANTVGSAPVTVLDVVATANRDGGALKKMSEFAEQLSSFPDEPSIEAASREVRRIVENARTEIRSLSNDPPSAKDAAAPPPKDPHNYADAIQQMIDEVKALIKDTSQTGGGLNSALTAFISPDGHTARYLVQTKLNPFATEAFSQIREITDAARGPHPRALMKEASISASGVTAMLRDTRAYYGDDINLIIVMTILIVFLILVAILRAVVAPLYLIASVVLSYLSALGLGVIVFQFMLGQPLTWSIPGLTFIVLVAMGADYNLLLISRLREESPHGIRSGVIQTVRSTGGVITAAGVIFAASMFGMLFASISTLVQCGFIIGTGLLLDTFLVRTITVPAIAVLVGKWNWWPSKPPPPAARERPIPLSQADAQPAVEVETKAETEPEPAPVVDAAPESDAAPETDAEPTPENGSEPEADLGPTLVAHAVPTPEAHLVPTPEVHAVPTPEVGAESLTGPENGMPVHIEDDPDTDAIRMSTEVVDESDPDTVVLRW, encoded by the coding sequence ATGGCCGATGGCACCGGTGTCTTCGGCTGGATCGGCGTCGTCGTGCGCCGCTGGCCGTGGGCGGTCGTCGGATTCTGGATCGCGCTGACCGCTGTCCTGTCGATGACGTTCCCGTCGCTGACCGAGATGGCCGCAAAACGGCCGGTCCCGATCCTGCCGCCGGACGCCCCGGTGCTGCAGACGACGAAGCAGATCTCCGAGGCCTATCACCAGAACGGCTCGGAGAACGAGAACGTCCTGCTCGTCGTCCTGACCGACGACAACGGACTCAACCCGTCCGACCTGACCACGTATCGGACGCTGGCCGAGAATCTGCGGCCGGACACCCGCGACATCGTCCTGCTGCAGGACTTCGTCCGAACCCCGGCGCTGCGGGACGCCATGACCAGCAAGGACCATAAAGCCTGGTACCTGCCGATGGTGTTGTCCGGCGGAGTGGGCACGCCCGAACTGCATGAAGGCTTCGGCCGGGTCGCCGACATCGTCAAGAAATCCGTTGCCGGCACCACGCTGACGGCGCATCTGACCGGCCCGGCGGCCACCGGCGACGACCTGATGTACATCGGTATCCGCGACATGCACGTGATCGAGACGGCCGTCGTGGTGATGGTCCTGGTCATTCTGTTCGTGATTTATCGCAATCTGCTGACGATGATGTTGCCGCTGATGACCATCGGCCTGTCGGTCGGCGTGGCGCAGGCGTTGGTATCCGGCGTCGCCCAGCTCGGCCTTGGCGTTTCCACCCAGACCATCACGCTGATGACCACGATGATGTTTGGCGCGGGAATCGACTATGCGGTCTTCCTGATCAGCCGATATCACGACTATCTGCGGCAGGGCCTGGATTCCGACGACGCCGTCGAGAGGGCGCTGACCTCGATCGGCAAAGTCATCGCCGGCTCCGCGGCGACGGTGGCGGTCACCTTTTTGGGGATGATCTTCACCAAGCTGGGCGCTTTCCGGAACGTCGGTCCCGCGTTGGCCATCTCCATCGCGGTGGCGCTGTTTGCGGCCGTCACGTTCCTGCCGGCGCTGATGGTCCTTGCCGGACGGCGCAATTGGATCAAGCCGCGTCGCGATCTCACCGGCCACTTCTGGCGGGTGACCGGGATTCGCATCGTCCGTAAGCCGATCATCCATCTGGCCGGCAGCCTCACCGTCCTGCTGATCCTCGCCGTCTGCGGGATGTTCGCCCGCTTCAACTACGACGACAGCAAGACCCTGCCGGACTCGGTGGAGAGCTCGGTCGGGTATTCGACTCTGGCGGAACACTTTCCGCTGAACGCGACCATTCCGGAGTATCTCGTCGTCCACTCCAGCGAGGACCTGCGCAAGCGTCCCGCTCTCGTCGAGTTGAAGCAGATGGAGCAGCGGGTCAGCCAACTGCCCGACATCGCCGCGATCCATCCCGCCCCGGTGCCGTCGGCTAAATCGAACGACAAGAAGTCCGCGGCCAGCGGCGAACTGCTGCCCCGCCACGACAAGGGCAGTAGTTCCGGCAACAAGGATCTCGAGGGGGCCGAGGGGTTCCCCAACGTAGCGGCGTTGTTGTATTCGGTGTCGGCGTCCGGAAACGTCGATCTGACACCGGATCTCAGCAGCCTCGACCTGCCTCCCGGCGTGACGCTGCCGACCGCGCCGCCGGAGAAGAAGAAGGAAGTCGACGACACCAACACGTTCGTCAACACGGTGCGCGGACTCGGGTTCGCCATGTCGGTCGACATCGCGGAGATCGCCAATACGGTGGGTTCCGCGCCGGTGACGGTGCTCGATGTGGTGGCGACCGCCAACCGTGACGGCGGCGCGCTGAAGAAGATGTCGGAGTTCGCCGAACAGTTGTCGTCGTTCCCCGACGAGCCCTCCATCGAGGCGGCCTCGCGGGAAGTGCGCCGGATCGTGGAGAACGCGCGAACCGAGATACGCTCCCTGAGCAACGACCCGCCGTCGGCCAAGGACGCGGCCGCGCCGCCGCCGAAAGATCCGCACAACTACGCGGACGCGATCCAGCAGATGATCGATGAGGTCAAGGCGCTCATCAAGGACACCTCCCAGACCGGGGGCGGCCTGAACAGCGCGCTGACGGCTTTCATCTCGCCCGATGGGCACACTGCGCGGTATCTGGTGCAGACCAAGCTCAACCCGTTCGCGACCGAGGCGTTCAGCCAGATCCGTGAGATCACCGACGCGGCCCGCGGCCCGCACCCGCGCGCGCTGATGAAGGAGGCGTCGATCTCGGCGTCGGGTGTGACAGCGATGCTGCGAGACACCCGGGCCTACTACGGCGACGACATCAACCTCATCATCGTGATGACGATCCTGATTGTGTTCCTGATCCTGGTCGCGATCCTGCGCGCGGTGGTGGCGCCGCTGTATCTGATTGCGTCCGTGGTGCTTTCGTATCTCTCTGCACTCGGCCTCGGCGTGATCGTCTTCCAGTTCATGCTGGGCCAGCCGCTGACGTGGAGCATCCCCGGGCTGACCTTCATCGTGCTGGTCGCGATGGGCGCCGACTACAACCTGCTGTTGATCTCGCGACTGCGCGAGGAGTCGCCGCACGGCATCCGCTCCGGGGTGATCCAGACGGTGCGCTCGACGGGCGGCGTGATCACCGCGGCCGGCGTCATCTTCGCCGCCTCCATGTTCGGCATGCTGTTCGCCAGCATCAGCACATTGGTGCAGTGCGGGTTCATCATCGGCACCGGTCTGCTGCTGGACACCTTCCTGGTCCGCACGATCACCGTGCCCGCGATCGCCGTGCTCGTCGGGAAGTGGAACTGGTGGCCGTCCAAGCCGCCACCGCCCGCGGCGCGGGAGCGGCCAATTCCCCTGTCGCAGGCCGACGCTCAGCCTGCAGTAGAGGTCGAGACGAAGGCTGAGACGGAGCCCGAGCCGGCGCCGGTGGTCGACGCGGCGCCCGAATCCGACGCGGCGCCCGAGACCGACGCCGAGCCGACGCCGGAGAACGGCAGTGAGCCCGAGGCGGATTTGGGGCCGACGCTGGTGGCCCACGCGGTGCCGACGCCCGAAGCCCACCTGGTACCCACGCCCGAAGTGCACGCGGTCCCTACGCCCGAGGTCGGGGCGGAGTCTCTGACCGGCCCGGAAAACGGGATGCCGGTGCACATCGAGGATGATCCCGACACGGACGCGATCAGGATGTCGACCGAGGTCGTCGACGAAAGCGATCCGGACACCGTCGTGCTGCGTTGGTGA
- the dnaE gene encoding DNA polymerase III subunit alpha — translation MSKSFVHLHNHTEYSMLDGAAKVSPMLAEAQRLQMPAIGMTDHGNMFGASEFYNGATALGITPIIGIEAYIAPASRFETKRILWGDPGQKSDDVSGSGSYTHMTMMAENATGLRNLFKLSSLASFEGQLGKWSRMDAELIAEHASGIIATTGCPSGEVQTRLRLGHHREALEAAAKWREIFGPENFFLELMDHGLSIERRVRDGLLEIGRALNIPPLATNDCHYVTRDAAHNHEALLCVQTGKTLTDPTRFKFDGDGYYLKSAAEMREIWDNEVPGACDSTLLIAERVTSYAEVWAPKDRMPVFPVPEGHDPASWLRHEVENGLKRRFPAATPDGYSERAAYEIEVICDKGFPSYFLIVADLINYARSVDIRVGPGRGSAAGSLVAYTLGITDIDPIEHGLLFERFLNPERASMPDIDIDFDDRRRGEMVRYAAEKWGSDRVAQVITFGTIKTKAALKDSARIHYGQPGFAIADRITKALPPAIMAKDIPLSGITDPTHERYKEAAEIRGLIDTDPDVRTIYQTARGLEGLIRNSGVHACAVIMSSEPLTDVIPLWKRAQDGAIITGWDYPSCEAIGLLKMDFLGLRNLTIIGDALVNIKENQGIDLDLESVALDDPATFELLGRGETLGVFQLDGGPMRDLLRRMQPTGFEDIVAVLALYRPGPMGMNAHNDYADRKNGRQAIKPIHPELEEPLREILAETYGLIVYQEQIMRIAQKVAGYSLARADILRKAMGKKKREVLEKEFEGFSEGMAANGFTAKAVKALWDTILPFADYAFNKSHAAGYGLVSYWTAYLKANYPGEYMAGLLTSVGDDKDKAAVYLADCRKLGITVLPPDVNESRLNFASVGTDIRYGLGAVRNVGANVVASLINTREEKGKYTDFSDYLNKVDIAACNKKVTESLIKAGAFDSLKHPRKGLFLVHTDAVESVLGTKKAEAMGQFDLFGGDPNDGGAGADAVFTIRVPDEEWDDKHKLALEREMLGLYVSGHPLNGVAHLLATQVDTAIPAILDGDVGNDTMVKVGGILASVNRRVNKNGMPWASAQLEDLTGGIEVMFFPHTYSAFGADVIDDTVVLVTAKVAIRDDRISLIANDLVVPDFSNAQVNRPLAVSLPTRQCTIDKVTALKQVLSQHPGTSQVHLRLLSGDRVTTLELDQTLRVTMSPALMGDLKALLGPGCLGG, via the coding sequence ATGAGCAAGTCGTTCGTGCACCTGCACAACCACACCGAATACTCGATGTTGGACGGTGCCGCGAAGGTCTCGCCCATGCTGGCCGAGGCGCAGCGGCTGCAGATGCCCGCGATCGGGATGACCGACCACGGCAACATGTTCGGCGCCAGCGAGTTCTACAACGGCGCCACCGCGCTCGGCATCACACCGATCATCGGCATCGAGGCCTACATCGCGCCGGCGTCCCGCTTCGAGACCAAGCGCATCCTGTGGGGTGACCCGGGGCAGAAGAGCGACGACGTCTCCGGTAGCGGCTCCTACACCCACATGACGATGATGGCCGAGAACGCCACCGGCCTGCGCAACCTGTTCAAGCTGTCGTCGCTGGCGTCGTTCGAGGGCCAGCTCGGCAAGTGGTCGCGGATGGACGCCGAACTGATCGCCGAGCACGCGAGCGGGATCATCGCGACCACCGGCTGCCCGTCCGGCGAGGTGCAGACCCGGCTGCGGCTCGGTCACCACCGCGAGGCGCTGGAAGCGGCGGCCAAGTGGCGCGAGATCTTCGGCCCGGAGAACTTCTTCCTGGAGCTGATGGACCACGGCCTGTCCATCGAGCGCCGGGTGCGCGACGGGCTGCTGGAAATCGGTCGCGCGCTGAACATTCCGCCGCTGGCGACCAACGACTGCCACTACGTCACCCGCGACGCCGCGCACAACCACGAGGCGCTGCTGTGCGTGCAGACCGGCAAGACGCTCACCGACCCGACGCGGTTCAAGTTCGACGGTGACGGCTACTACCTCAAGTCGGCCGCCGAGATGCGCGAGATCTGGGACAACGAGGTCCCCGGCGCCTGCGACTCCACCCTGCTGATCGCCGAACGGGTCACCTCGTACGCCGAGGTGTGGGCGCCCAAGGACCGGATGCCGGTGTTCCCGGTGCCCGAGGGCCACGACCCGGCGTCCTGGCTGCGCCACGAGGTCGAGAACGGTTTGAAGCGCCGCTTCCCGGCCGCGACGCCGGACGGCTACTCCGAGCGCGCCGCCTACGAGATCGAAGTCATCTGCGACAAGGGATTCCCGTCCTACTTCCTCATCGTCGCCGACCTGATCAACTACGCCCGCTCGGTCGACATCCGGGTCGGCCCCGGCCGTGGTTCCGCCGCCGGATCTCTGGTGGCCTACACGCTGGGCATCACCGACATCGACCCGATCGAGCACGGCCTGCTGTTCGAGCGGTTCCTCAACCCCGAGCGCGCGTCGATGCCCGATATCGACATCGACTTCGACGACCGCCGACGCGGCGAGATGGTGCGCTACGCCGCCGAGAAGTGGGGCTCCGACCGGGTCGCCCAGGTCATCACCTTCGGCACGATCAAAACCAAAGCGGCGCTGAAGGATTCGGCCCGGATCCACTACGGCCAGCCCGGCTTCGCGATCGCCGACCGGATCACCAAGGCCTTGCCGCCGGCGATCATGGCCAAGGACATCCCGCTGTCGGGCATCACCGACCCCACCCACGAGCGCTACAAAGAGGCCGCGGAGATCCGCGGCCTGATCGACACCGATCCCGACGTCCGCACGATCTACCAAACCGCCCGCGGACTGGAAGGCCTGATCCGCAACTCGGGCGTGCACGCCTGCGCGGTGATCATGAGCAGCGAGCCGCTGACCGACGTCATCCCGCTGTGGAAGCGCGCGCAGGACGGCGCGATCATCACCGGCTGGGACTACCCGTCGTGTGAGGCCATCGGCCTGTTGAAGATGGACTTCCTGGGGCTGCGCAACCTGACGATCATCGGCGACGCGCTGGTCAACATCAAAGAGAACCAGGGGATAGACCTCGACCTGGAGTCGGTAGCGCTCGACGACCCGGCCACTTTCGAGCTGCTGGGTCGCGGCGAGACGCTGGGCGTGTTCCAGCTCGACGGCGGGCCGATGCGCGATCTGCTGCGCCGCATGCAGCCGACCGGCTTCGAAGACATCGTCGCGGTGTTGGCGCTGTACCGGCCCGGGCCGATGGGCATGAACGCCCACAACGACTATGCCGACCGCAAGAACGGCCGGCAGGCCATCAAGCCGATTCACCCCGAGCTCGAGGAGCCGCTGCGCGAGATCCTCGCCGAGACCTACGGCCTGATCGTGTATCAGGAGCAGATCATGCGCATCGCGCAGAAAGTCGCCGGGTATTCCCTCGCCCGAGCAGACATTCTGCGTAAGGCGATGGGTAAGAAGAAGCGCGAGGTCTTGGAAAAGGAGTTCGAGGGCTTTTCGGAAGGCATGGCGGCCAACGGATTTACGGCCAAGGCCGTCAAGGCGCTGTGGGACACCATCCTGCCGTTCGCCGACTACGCGTTCAACAAGTCGCACGCTGCCGGGTACGGCCTGGTGTCCTACTGGACGGCCTACCTCAAGGCGAACTACCCGGGCGAATACATGGCCGGTCTGCTCACCTCCGTCGGCGACGACAAGGACAAGGCGGCGGTGTATCTGGCCGACTGCCGCAAGCTCGGCATCACCGTGCTGCCGCCGGACGTCAACGAGTCGCGGCTGAACTTCGCTTCCGTCGGCACCGACATCCGCTACGGACTGGGCGCGGTGCGCAACGTCGGCGCCAATGTCGTTGCCTCGCTGATCAATACCCGTGAAGAGAAGGGCAAGTACACCGACTTCTCCGACTACCTCAACAAGGTCGACATCGCGGCGTGCAACAAGAAGGTCACCGAGTCGCTGATCAAGGCGGGTGCCTTCGACTCGCTCAAGCATCCACGCAAGGGCCTGTTCCTGGTGCACACCGACGCGGTCGAGTCGGTGCTCGGCACCAAGAAGGCCGAGGCGATGGGGCAGTTCGACCTCTTCGGCGGCGACCCTAATGACGGGGGAGCGGGCGCCGACGCGGTGTTCACGATTCGGGTGCCCGACGAGGAGTGGGACGACAAGCACAAGCTCGCCCTCGAGCGAGAGATGTTGGGACTGTACGTGTCCGGGCATCCGCTCAATGGTGTCGCGCATCTATTGGCCACCCAGGTCGACACCGCGATCCCGGCAATCCTGGACGGCGATGTCGGCAACGACACCATGGTGAAGGTCGGCGGCATCCTCGCATCGGTGAACCGGCGGGTGAACAAGAACGGAATGCCCTGGGCCTCAGCGCAATTGGAAGACCTTACCGGTGGCATCGAGGTGATGTTCTTCCCGCACACCTATTCCGCGTTCGGCGCCGACGTCATCGACGACACGGTCGTGCTGGTGACCGCCAAGGTCGCGATCCGCGACGACCGGATTTCGCTGATCGCCAACGACCTGGTGGTGCCGGACTTCAGCAACGCACAGGTGAATCGGCCGCTCGCGGTGAGCCTGCCGACCCGCCAATGCACTATCGACAAGGTCACCGCGCTCAAACAGGTGCTCTCGCAACACCCGGGCACCTCGCAGGTGCACCTGCGACTGCTCAGCGGCGACCGGGTCACCACGCTGGAGCTGGACCAGACGCTGCGGGTGACGATGTCCCCGGCGCTGATGGGTGATCTCAAGGCGTTGCTCGGCCCGGGCTGCCTGGGCGGCTAG